In Mucilaginibacter sp. KACC 22063, the genomic stretch ATCAGAAAGAAAGAAGGCAAAGGAAGCACAAGCCAACTTAACATCACTAACAGATACGGTTAAAGACCTGCATAAGCAACTATCTACACAAGGCCAGTCGTTAACCGAATCAACCGAAAAAGCCGATAGCATTAGCTTATTAGGTATCCACATGAGCAAAGCCTCGTACAACAGCCTGATGTGGGGATTGGTAATAGTTTTTGGCGCAGTTGCCGCTTTTGTCATCTTTCGCTCGGGTACTTACAGCCGCGAAGCAAAGTACCGTATCAAACTTTATGAAGAGCTTGACGAGGAATACAAGAACTATAAAATCAAGGCTAACGACAAAGAGAAAAAACTGGCCCGTGATCTGCAAACTGCCCGTAATAAAATTGAAGAAATTACAGGAAAGCCTGATTATTGATTAATAGCCAACTAATGCCAGCAAGAGCTTTCTTATTTGGGTGGAACCCCGTTAAATGGCCGTGGGAGGATCTCGATCTGGATATTCAGAAATTATCAACAGAAGGTACACTTAAAGAAGATTGGAGCGCAGCAAGCCACAAGGCAATAAAACCTGGAGACAGGGCTTTTATTGTGAGGCTTGGTGCAGAGCCACGCGGCATTTTTGCATCAGGTACAATTACATCTAATCCTTATCCTGCTTACAGGAATGGCAGGCATTATTACCGGGTAAAAATTGACCTGGATGTATTGCTTAATCCAGATAAGGAACGCATCTTAACTTTTGATATTCTTAAGATAGGTAACCTTGCTGCGCAAACATGGGCGCCGCAGGCGTCGGGAATTTCTATCAGACCAGAGCTTGTTGACGAACTTGAAAATTTGTGGCTCGATTTTTTGGAAACAAAAGACCAGCATGACGACTTTTAATACCATAACAATTGAATATGGAATATCAACCCGGAGACTTGGTATCTACGCCAAACGGTAATGGCTATGTGAATGAAGTAATAGAAAATCAGGTAATAGTTGACCTGATTGATGGTGACGACCGTCGCGAAGTGTTCGACATCACACAAATAGCACTATTAGAAGAATAAAACAAAAGCATCCATTACAGGATGCTTTTGTTTTATATAAGCCTATTCTGTTCTCAGGCTTTTTATAGGATTAGCTAATGCAGCTTTTATGGCTTGAAAGCTCACTGTCAGTATGGTGATAGCAACAGCCCCGACGCTTGCCAGAATAAACACCCACCATGATATTTCTGTATGGTATACATATCCTTTAAGCCATCCGGAAAGATAATACCAGGCAAGCGGTATAGCGATGATACATGATATAATTACCAAAGCCAGAAAGTCTTTAGAAAGCATGGTCCATACGTTATAAACAGAAGCACCTAATACTTTGCGCACACCAATTTCTTTAGTACGTTGCTCGGCAACAAACGATGCCAAACCGAACAATCCTAACGATGAAATAAAAATGGCCAGTATGGCGAAGAAAGTGGCAAGATTACCGATCCTGATCTCGTCTGCAAATTTTTGTCCGTATTCAGTATCGGTAAATTTAAAATCAAAGGGACTGTTAGGATTATACTTTTTAAATACGGGTTCTATCTTTGCAAGCGCATCCTTAACAGGCATGTGCGGATTGATACGTAGTGTTATTACGTTTACCCAATTATAATCAAGCCTGAAGATTGTCCCTATTGCCGGTGTATAAGGCGAATCCATAATCATGTCATCAATTACACCAATAATGGTGTAGTTTTTACCATCGAACTTAATGGTTTTACCTACCGGGTTTTTAAAACCGATAACTTTTGCGGCAGTCTGGTTGATAACCATACCAAGGCTATCCGTTTTAAAAGCCCTCGAAAAATCCCGGCCGTTGTTAATATGCCAGCCAATGGTTTTACCAAAATCATGTGTTACGGCAATTGTACCGAATACCGGGTTTGTGGTTGGATCTTTACCCTCCCATTCATAACCAATTTGATTTGACCATACGCCTGTTGAAGGGCTTGATGATTCAGCAACATTTTCTACAGCTCCCGTTTTAATCAGGTCATTTTTAATGGCTTCATAATGCCCGTATAAGTCGGGCGTAGTCATATCCACAGTTATTAGCCCCTCACGGGTATAACCTACCGGCCGGTTCTTAGCAAACTGTATTTGCTTGTAAACAATGATTGTCCCGATGATGATTGCGACAGAAACTGTAAACTGAATAACTACTAAAACCTTGCGTGGCAAAGCAGCAAAACGGCCAACTTTAAATGTCCCTTTTAAAACTTTTACTGTATTAAAACCTGACAAATAAAAGGCAGGATAACTTCCGGATAGCACACCTGTAAATACTGTAAATACCAATGCCATTAACCAAAATAAAGGATTGGCCCAGGGAAGGGACATCTCTTTACTCGACAAACTATTGAAGTATGGCAGAAACAATAACACCAGCACAATAGACAATGCAAAAGCAATTAATGCCATTAAAACAGACTCGCTTAAAAACTGGTAGATCAATTGCTGCCTGACTGAGCCTATTGCTTTGCGAATACCCACTTCCTTTGCACGCTTTTCGGAACGTGCGGTACTCAGGTTCATGAAATTGATACAGGCTAACAGCAATACAAAAACTCCAATGATGCCAAACATCCACACATATTGGATACGGCCTCCATCCAGTTTGCCATCCACAAAATTACTTTCCAGGTGCCACTTGTTCATTGGATGTACCAGCACCCATTCATTACCCTCTTTAAAATGCGGGCGTACAATGGCTTTAATTTTATCAGTTACTTTAGCAAAATCTGCATGATCTTGCAGCTGCACAAAAATCTGAAAGCTATGATCGCCCCAGTTGATCATCGCATTTTTTAACCAGTTTTCGGTAGTCACATACTTATCCCAAGGCAGTAAAATCTTGGTGGTAGCAAAAGTGGAGTTCTGAGGCATGTCCTGGTATACACCAGCCACTTTCATATCCCATTTGTTACTGACCCTTATTGTTTTGCCCATTGGGTCGGCATCACCAAACAGTGACTTAATTAATGATGCACTTACCAATGCTGACGAAAGATCATTCAGGGCATTAATGTCACCTTTAACCATTTTAAGGGTTAACATTTTGGGGAAGTCTGGCTGTACCCACATACCGTGATCTGAAACCTTTTTATCACCCACTGCATAAGTAAAACCATTATTCCATGATGTAAGCGTTACGTACTTAAAGTCAGAACCATACTTGTTTTTTAGTTCCTGCCCGGCCGGAATAGGCATTGCCGGCTGCGTGCCTGTATGCCCATCAAAAGTCTGGGTTACCATAATTTGCCCTATGCGATCATGATTTTTGAAATTATGATCAAAGGAAATTTCATCCCAAATCCATAAACCTATTAAGATGGCTACAGCCATACCTAAGGCTAGGCCAAGTATATTGATGAAAGAATATACCTTGTTCTTTAAAAGGTTGCGCCAGGCTATTGTGAAGTAATTTTTAAGCATAAGGTTCCAATACTAATATAGTCAGGATGTACCAATATAGTGCCTTATAATATAAATAACTATCAATCAGATATTTATACATAATCAATCCTATATAAACTGTGCGATTACGATACAGTAGCTGTGCGGAGATGAACGTGTGAACTGTTATTTGTGATTGCGTGAGATATCTATCTATGACAAGTCTGTTCCAGTATCGTCATTGCGAGGCACGAGCAATCCCCGGCTTGCAGAGCGGCTCTGTATAGTTTGTGATTGCTTCGTTCCTCGCAATGACGCGTTTAGCACATATCTTGATTACCGGCTCCTTTCCTGTCATCGCAACATTCTCGGCTTTAAACAACAAAGGCCACCTTTATTCAGGTGGCCTTTGTTATATTTCGGATCTTCCGGTACTATCACACTTTGATCTCAACTTCAACACCGCTTGGCAGCTCAAGTTTCATCAGCGCGTCTACAGTTTTAGAGTTAGAGCTATAGATGTCTAACAAACGTTTGTAGCTGCACAGTTGGAACTGCTCACGTGCTTTTTTGTTTACGTGTGGTGAACGTAATACAGTAAACACTTTTTTCTCGGTTGGTAAAGGAAGCGGTCCGCTAACTACAGCGCCGGTTGGCTTTACAGTCTTAACGATCTTTTCAGCTGATTTGTCAACCAAGTTGTAGTCGTAAGATTTCAGTTTAATTCTGATTCTTTGGCTCATTTTTGTTCTTTTTAATGATGATTCACCGATTTAATAAGGCGATTTCACCGATTTGTTTTTGGTTACCCTAAGAGCTATTTATTAGGATAAGTCTGTAATTATAATTTGATTACACCGAATAATCTGTGAAATCACAAACTAATCGGTGCAATCGAAAATTTATATTAAGCGATAGCGCCTTTAACGCGGCCTTTAGATTTAGCAACCACTTCTTCTTGTACGTTACGTGGAGCTTCTTCGTAATGGTCAAACTCCATAGTTGAAGTTGCACGGCCTGAAGTAATGGTACGTAATTGAGTTACATAACCAAACATTTCAGAAAGTGGCACCATTGCTTTGATCACCTGTGAACCATTACGGGTGTCCATACCTTGCAGCTGGCCACGACGACGGTTCAAGTCACCGATAACGTCACCCATGTTTTCTTCAGGGGTTAAGATCTCGATTTTCATGATTGGCTCAAGCAATACCGGCTTACATTTTGGTAACGCCTCACGGTAAGCAGATTTAGCAGCAATCTCGAAAGATAATGCGTCTGAATCGACTGCGTGGAACGAACCGTCAATTAATCTAACTTTAAGGTTAGTTAACGGGAAGCCTGCTAATACACCGTTTGACATGGAAGCATTAAAGCCTTTTTCAACAGATGGAATAAACTCACGAGGGATAGAACCACCAGTGATTTCGTTCACAAACTGTAAGCCTTCTTTACCTTCGTCGGCAGGTGAAAGTACAACCTGGATATCAGCGAATTTACCACGACCACCAGTTTGTTTCTTGTAAGTTTCACGGTGCTGAGTAGTACCGGTGATTGACTCTTTGTAAGCAACTTGTGGCGCACCCTGGTTAACCTCAACTTTAAACTCACGTTTCAGACGGTCCATGATGATATCAAGGTGAAGCTCGCCCATACCTGAAATTACAGTCTGGCCGGTTTCTTCGTCAGAGTTTACGCGGAAGGTTGGATCCTCTTCTGCTAATTTACCAAGCGCTAAACCTAATTTATCAACGTCAGCCTGAGTTTTTGGCTCAATAGCTAAACCGATAACCGGGTCAGGGAATACCATTGATTCCAATACCACTTTGTTTTTCTCATCGCAAAGGGTATCACCTGTTTTGATATCTTTAAAGCCTACTACCGCAGCAATATCACCAGCACCTACGTTAGGAATAGGGTTTTGCTTGTTAGCGTGCATCTGGAAGATACGTGAGATACGCTCTTTGTTGTCAGAACGCATGTTGTGCACGTATGAACCAGCTTCAAGATTACCAGAGTAAACGCGGATAAAGCACAAACGGCCTACGAATGGGTCGGTTGCAATTTTAAATGCTAAAGCTGCAAATGGCTCTTTAACATCCGGTTTAATCATCACTTCTTCACCAGTATCAGGGTTAGTACCAACAACACCTTTTGAATCAAGTGGTGAAGGCAATAACTCCATTACATAGTCAAGCATGGTTTGTACACCTTTATTTTTGAATGAAGAACCGCAGGTCATTGGTACGATTTTACCAGCCAGGGTAGCCTGACGTAAAGCGTCCAATACTTCGCGCTCGGTGATGCTTGAAGGATCATCAAAGAATTTCTCCATTAATGACTCATCATACTCAGCAACTGCTTCTAATAATTTTTCTCTCCACTCGGTAGCTTCATCTAACAAATCGTCAGGGATTGGCACTTCAGTAAAGGTCATACCTTTATCATGCTCATTCCAAACCACACCACGGAAGTTGATTAAGTCAACCACACCTTTAAAGCCGTCTTCAGCACCGATAGGGATCTGCAATGGCACAGCGTGGCTGCCCAGCATATCACGTACCTGCTTAACAACTTTTAAGAAGTCGGCACCAGAACGGTCCATTTTATTAACGAAACCGATACGTGGTACGTTGTAGTTGTTAGCTAAGCGCCAGTTAGTCTCAGATTGAGGCTCAACACCGTCAACTGCCGAAAACAGGAACACCAAGCCGTCCAATACACGCAGTGAGCGGTTTACCTCTACGGTAAAATCCACGTGTCCCGGAGTATCGATAACGTTTACCTGGTATTTGTTGCCACGGTAGTTCCAGAATACGGTGGTAGCAGCCGAAGTGATGGTAATACCACGCTCCTGCTCCTGAGCCATCCAGTCCATAGTAGCAGCACCTTCGTGTACCTCACCAATTTTGTGGCTTACACCCGCATAGTACAGGATACGCTCGGTGGTGGTGGTTTTACCCGCATCAATGTGAGCGGCAATACCAATGTTTCTTGTATATTTAAGATCTCTTGACATATCTCTTTTCTATTTAGTGAGTTATTGAGTTAGTGAATTAATGAATATTAAATACCCGTTAACTCACACATTCACTAACTCACTAATTTTTGATTAGAATCTAAAGTGTGAGAACGCTTTGTTGGCTTCAGCCATTTTATGCGTATCTTCTTTCTTTTTAACCGCAGCACCTTCGCCTTTTGCAGCAGAGATGATTTCACCGGCTAATTTCTCCATCATGGTTTTTTCACCACGACGACGGGCATAGCTGATTAACCATTTCATACCTAAAGCTACTTTACGCTCCGGACGAACTTCGGTAGGTACCTGGAAGTTAGCACCACCTACACGGCGAGATTTAACCTCAACGGCAGGCATTACGTTGTTCAATGCTTTTTTCCATGTTTCTAAACCGTTCTCGTTGGTTTTTTTCTCAACGATATCAACTGCGTTATAGAAAATGCCGTATGCGGTAGATTTTTTACCATCATACATCATGTTATTTACAAACCTGGTTACCAATACGTCGTTAAAACGCGGATCAGGCAGAAGGATTCTCTTTTTTGGTTTTGACTTTCTCATTGTTACTATCCTCCTTTAATTATTTCTTTTTACCTTTTGCCGGTGCAGCTGCTGGCTGTCCTGGTTTAGGGCGTTTAGTACCATATTTAGAACGACGTTGGTTACGGCCGTTAACACCTGATGTATCTAATGCACCACGGATAATGTGGTAACGTACACCTGGTAAGTCTTTCACCCTGCCGCCACGGATCAACACAATTGAGTGCTCCTGTAAGTTGTGACCTTCACCCGGAATGTAGGCATTCACCTCTTTACCGTTGGTTAAACGTACACGCGCAACTTTACGCATTGCTGAGTTTGGTTTCTTAGGGGTAGTGGTGTATACACGGGTACACACGCCTCTTCGCTGTGGACAGCTGTCCAACGCTGGGGATTTACTCTTATCCTCCAGAGCTACTCTACCTTTTCTAACTAATTGCTGAATAGTAGGCATTCTTCCTTTTTAATGTTACAGTTTTATCCTTATTTTAAGGACTGCAAAAGTACACACTTATTTTTTGATTTTCAAGTGGTTGATAAAAAGTTTTTTACGGGAGTGGCGGGGCGGTTGGCGCGAGGTGCAGAGTGGTATTGAAACTGAGGTTAAGAAACCAATAATTAAAGCTATTATAAATAGTTTAAATCCTAATCAGAATATAAAGTTGAGAAAACTGTTAAAAGATTTTTTGCTTCATCTTTACTTTTAGCGCTTCCAAATGCATGTATTTGCCTTGGAAAATGCTTAGCATTTTTAATGTTTACTATTCCCTGAATGAAAAATTTGGATTTGCAATCATTAAACTCCCAATTCATCTTTTCGCTTAAAAGTACACCCTCTACTTCACTTGTTTTACAACTATCTGCTTCATCCATGGTAAATAACGCACCTGCATTTCCTAAATAAAAGCCACCATGAAAATGCGTTTTATCGGTAGTATCTGCAGGCCCAAAATAGTAAACATCAAAGTCGGGGCCACGACTTACCTTCACGATGTAATTATTTGGTAATGAAATATGGAACTTGCTATCTCCAACACGCTTTTTGATCAAACATTTCATGTATGGGTCTGCTAGAGAGACTTGAGTGTTTCTTTTGCAATTACTAAATAGCGCAATACAAAGAAGCCCTAAAAGCAACAATGCCGGTTTTAATTTATTCATGTGTAGTAAACATAAAAAAACCGCCCGGCTCATACAAACCGGACGGCACCTTAAACATCAAAACTTTTAATATTTACAACACTTATGATTTTTGTACATCGCCGCGGTGGGTAACTACACCTCTGCCCTGGCGGCTATTTTTAAACAGCTCTTTCATTTGCGCTTTTTGGGTATCGCTAAGGGTGGCAACAAAAGCTTTGCGGTTTGCCTTGCGCGCTGCTTTATTGTCGGCCATCATTTTTTGCTGATCGGCAGTTAATGTGCCTTTCAGTTTTTCCATTTTATCTTTACGGGAAAGGGTCTTGTCTTTCAACACCGCTTGCTGTTCAGGTGTAAGCGTTGCTTTAAATGCCTTGTGAGCTTCTTTCTGCTTTTCGCGGTTCTCCTTTAGCATTGCTTGCTGCTCTGGTGTTAAAATTGCCTTAAAGGCTTTAAAGTTTTTACCACCATGATGACGGTGCGCTACTGTATTGGTATCTGCCTTAGCTACAGTTTGAGCTTTAGCGCCAACTGCTACCGCTGCGGTAAGCAACGCCATCAGTGAAATTGATCTTACTAACTTTTTCATATGCTATTTAAATTAATTACAAGGATAGAGTGCTTATCCTGCCAAAGGTTTAAGTAACATTTATGTTAACAAACCGCCTGATGCAGAAATGCTTGCATTAGTAATTAACCATTAAGCAACAAAACATTTCCCACTGGTTTCAAGTTCACTCTTATTACAACTTATTGAGGTAAAATGACTTCAGGATTTTGGATCGGCATCTTTCTTGATATATTTTTAACGGATACTTCCCCATACTTTTTACGCTTACTAAATTGGCTCCTGACGTTCTTTTTAAACCGCAAGTACACTGCGGACCTGTTTGCAGGCCCGATACTGTATTAATGCATCAACAACAACGCGCCGGCTTAACTACCCAGGCTACTGAATTCTTCTCAAAACTATTTGATACCAGCGACTGGCCTCCGCGCTGGCATTGCGGCACCTGGTCTGATTTTCATGGCTGGTTATATATCATATCCGATCTGCTGATATGGGCATCTTATTTTTTAATACCTGTGTTATTGATACGCATGGTAACAGGCCGCAAAGACATGCCTTTCCCGAAAATCGTGTGGCTGTTCGGCGCTTTCATTATTCTATGCGGTACAACCCATCTTGTTGATGCCATTATTTTTTGGTGGCCTGCCTACCGTTTAAGCGCATTGATCCGCTTGCTAACGGCCATTATATCTGTATTTAGCGTATATGCTTTGTATCGTATACTGCCAATGGTGTTTTCGTTAAGAACGGTAAAAGATCTGGAGCATGAAATAAACGAACGCCGTATTGTGGAAGAAAAGCTTGCCGCAAGCGAATTTCTGCTTTCTGAAGCCGGCCGCGTTAGTAAAGCAGGCGGCTGGGAGTTTGACCGGCGTACACGACAGCTGACCTGGTTAAAAACTGTTTATGATATTTTTGAACTGCCTTATAATACTGATCTTAACGATATTGATGTTGCATCGTTTTTTAACGAGCCTTACAAACAACAATTACTTACAGCTACACACGAAGCGGTAAAGCAAAAACGCCGCTTAGACCTTGAACTGTTACTTACCACCGCTCAGAACAACCCTATTTGGGTACGTATCATCGGCGAAGCGGTTTTAGATGACCATGCGAACGTAATTAAACTGCGTGGCGTATTAATTGACATCAATAAGTATAAACTAAATGAGCTTGCACTTAACCAGTCGCTGGCATTGCTTAGCCAACAGAACCAGCAGCTCAAAAACTTCACGCATATTTTATCACATAATATACGTAACCATGCAAGTAATATGTCGCTGCTGTGCAGCTTTATAGAAGAACCTGTAGGCAGTGATAACAATGCTGAAATCTTCGATAAGATGAGCAATGTTTCATCTGCGCTAAACAATACGCTCGATGATTTGTCTACAGCATTAAAAATAAGAGAAGGCGGTGTACATTCAGAGGAGTTAAGCTTTACAGAGATAACCAATGATGTATTAAACGTTATGAATATGGACCTGGAAACTAACAAGGCGATGATAAGTACCGATTTCCAGGTCGACAAGGTTAATTTTCCGGGTATCTATCTGGAAAGCATCATTATGAATCTTGTATCAAACAGTATTAAATACCGAAAACCCGATCAACTACCTGTGATAAAGTTAAGTACTTACAAGAATACCGCAAACGATACCGTTTTAGAATGCAGCGACAATGGTATTGGCATTGACCTGCATTTACACGGACAAAAAATATTTGGTTTATATAAAACCTTCCACAAGCATAAAGACGCGCACGGCATAGGCCTTTTTTTAGTGAAGAACCAGATAGAATCTCAGGGAGGATTTATTGAGGTAGAGAGCACACCCGGAAACGGCACAACATTTAAAATAACGTTTAATGATTAAGGTAAATAAACTTTGTGTAATTGATGACGATGAGATATACACCTTTACCGTTAAGCGTCTAATTAAACAAACAGGTGCAGCCGAAGAAACTCTTTTCTTTGAGAACGGTCAGATGGCTATAGATCATTTCGTGAACTACCAGCACCAACCGGATATGTTACCAGAAGTTATTTTGCTGGATCTTAATATGCCTGTGCTTGATGGCTGGCAGTTTTTAGATCAGTTTACACAACTGGTGCCTGCTTTTGATAAAAGCATTACCGTTTACATCGTAAGCTCGTCTATTGATGAAGCTGATTATATCCGGGCAAAGGCAATCAGAGAGGTTAGTGATTTTATTGTAAAGCCAGTAAACGCAGACACTTTAAGAAACCTGGTCGGCCGTTTGAATGCCGCTTAGTGCATAGGCCCCATATGGAAACTATTTACGCAGGTACCAAAACCAATTATTAAAACAAGTAAACCTGCTAAGGCCCATGCCCACCTACTCTTCGCTATGGCCATAATGATACATACCACAAAGTGTATGATTGATAATATGAAGGCAAAAAACACATTATCCTTATCAGACGCTACAAGGACAATGGTATACAATGCGAAGGCTAACAGGTTATAACCTAATATCGCAAGGTCTGGCGTGCGCTTTTTTGGTGGCTGTATAGGTTGCTCTGTCATACTGCTATTTCATTTCTTAAGGTTTCAAGATATGCCGCTTTATCATCCCGGTAAAACAGGTTCATGGTTTCAAACGGAATGATCTGCATGTCTTTATTTACAATATGCACGCATGATTTTTTAATGGCGCGCACATCAAAATTTTGCGCATCAATAAAGTTCATGATAATCACCCTGAACAGGTTATCATAACCAAGGCCCGGCGCATCAATCTGCGGCAGGCAGCACATAATAGAATGTAAATGCTCTTTGGCTACATCAACAGAGTTACCTGTGCTAAACATATGCAGCAAGTGTTTTTTCAGTGTTTCATCCTGCTCATAAACAATGGTATTCCGCGAATTATCTAACAGGTCATTCGGATCAATCATCCGGGTAAGCGGGAAAACGTTGCATCCTAATTTTAAGGCATAACCCATTACCAGCGCATCGGGGTTACAAGGTACCGGCAAAAGATCCTGCGCCGTAAAAACATTAGTTTGTTCAAGTATCGCCGTGCGCACCTCTGTCATGGTGTAACGGTCTGTAGCCGGATTAAAATTCTC encodes the following:
- a CDS encoding EVE domain-containing protein, whose amino-acid sequence is MPARAFLFGWNPVKWPWEDLDLDIQKLSTEGTLKEDWSAASHKAIKPGDRAFIVRLGAEPRGIFASGTITSNPYPAYRNGRHYYRVKIDLDVLLNPDKERILTFDILKIGNLAAQTWAPQASGISIRPELVDELENLWLDFLETKDQHDDF
- a CDS encoding ABC transporter permease, which produces MLKNYFTIAWRNLLKNKVYSFINILGLALGMAVAILIGLWIWDEISFDHNFKNHDRIGQIMVTQTFDGHTGTQPAMPIPAGQELKNKYGSDFKYVTLTSWNNGFTYAVGDKKVSDHGMWVQPDFPKMLTLKMVKGDINALNDLSSALVSASLIKSLFGDADPMGKTIRVSNKWDMKVAGVYQDMPQNSTFATTKILLPWDKYVTTENWLKNAMINWGDHSFQIFVQLQDHADFAKVTDKIKAIVRPHFKEGNEWVLVHPMNKWHLESNFVDGKLDGGRIQYVWMFGIIGVFVLLLACINFMNLSTARSEKRAKEVGIRKAIGSVRQQLIYQFLSESVLMALIAFALSIVLVLLFLPYFNSLSSKEMSLPWANPLFWLMALVFTVFTGVLSGSYPAFYLSGFNTVKVLKGTFKVGRFAALPRKVLVVIQFTVSVAIIIGTIIVYKQIQFAKNRPVGYTREGLITVDMTTPDLYGHYEAIKNDLIKTGAVENVAESSSPSTGVWSNQIGYEWEGKDPTTNPVFGTIAVTHDFGKTIGWHINNGRDFSRAFKTDSLGMVINQTAAKVIGFKNPVGKTIKFDGKNYTIIGVIDDMIMDSPYTPAIGTIFRLDYNWVNVITLRINPHMPVKDALAKIEPVFKKYNPNSPFDFKFTDTEYGQKFADEIRIGNLATFFAILAIFISSLGLFGLASFVAEQRTKEIGVRKVLGASVYNVWTMLSKDFLALVIISCIIAIPLAWYYLSGWLKGYVYHTEISWWVFILASVGAVAITILTVSFQAIKAALANPIKSLRTE
- the rpsJ gene encoding 30S ribosomal protein S10 codes for the protein MSQRIRIKLKSYDYNLVDKSAEKIVKTVKPTGAVVSGPLPLPTEKKVFTVLRSPHVNKKAREQFQLCSYKRLLDIYSSNSKTVDALMKLELPSGVEVEIKV
- the fusA gene encoding elongation factor G, with translation MSRDLKYTRNIGIAAHIDAGKTTTTERILYYAGVSHKIGEVHEGAATMDWMAQEQERGITITSAATTVFWNYRGNKYQVNVIDTPGHVDFTVEVNRSLRVLDGLVFLFSAVDGVEPQSETNWRLANNYNVPRIGFVNKMDRSGADFLKVVKQVRDMLGSHAVPLQIPIGAEDGFKGVVDLINFRGVVWNEHDKGMTFTEVPIPDDLLDEATEWREKLLEAVAEYDESLMEKFFDDPSSITEREVLDALRQATLAGKIVPMTCGSSFKNKGVQTMLDYVMELLPSPLDSKGVVGTNPDTGEEVMIKPDVKEPFAALAFKIATDPFVGRLCFIRVYSGNLEAGSYVHNMRSDNKERISRIFQMHANKQNPIPNVGAGDIAAVVGFKDIKTGDTLCDEKNKVVLESMVFPDPVIGLAIEPKTQADVDKLGLALGKLAEEDPTFRVNSDEETGQTVISGMGELHLDIIMDRLKREFKVEVNQGAPQVAYKESITGTTQHRETYKKQTGGRGKFADIQVVLSPADEGKEGLQFVNEITGGSIPREFIPSVEKGFNASMSNGVLAGFPLTNLKVRLIDGSFHAVDSDALSFEIAAKSAYREALPKCKPVLLEPIMKIEILTPEENMGDVIGDLNRRRGQLQGMDTRNGSQVIKAMVPLSEMFGYVTQLRTITSGRATSTMEFDHYEEAPRNVQEEVVAKSKGRVKGAIA
- the rpsG gene encoding 30S ribosomal protein S7; translation: MRKSKPKKRILLPDPRFNDVLVTRFVNNMMYDGKKSTAYGIFYNAVDIVEKKTNENGLETWKKALNNVMPAVEVKSRRVGGANFQVPTEVRPERKVALGMKWLISYARRRGEKTMMEKLAGEIISAAKGEGAAVKKKEDTHKMAEANKAFSHFRF
- the rpsL gene encoding 30S ribosomal protein S12 translates to MPTIQQLVRKGRVALEDKSKSPALDSCPQRRGVCTRVYTTTPKKPNSAMRKVARVRLTNGKEVNAYIPGEGHNLQEHSIVLIRGGRVKDLPGVRYHIIRGALDTSGVNGRNQRRSKYGTKRPKPGQPAAAPAKGKKK
- a CDS encoding sensor histidine kinase: MAPDVLFKPQVHCGPVCRPDTVLMHQQQRAGLTTQATEFFSKLFDTSDWPPRWHCGTWSDFHGWLYIISDLLIWASYFLIPVLLIRMVTGRKDMPFPKIVWLFGAFIILCGTTHLVDAIIFWWPAYRLSALIRLLTAIISVFSVYALYRILPMVFSLRTVKDLEHEINERRIVEEKLAASEFLLSEAGRVSKAGGWEFDRRTRQLTWLKTVYDIFELPYNTDLNDIDVASFFNEPYKQQLLTATHEAVKQKRRLDLELLLTTAQNNPIWVRIIGEAVLDDHANVIKLRGVLIDINKYKLNELALNQSLALLSQQNQQLKNFTHILSHNIRNHASNMSLLCSFIEEPVGSDNNAEIFDKMSNVSSALNNTLDDLSTALKIREGGVHSEELSFTEITNDVLNVMNMDLETNKAMISTDFQVDKVNFPGIYLESIIMNLVSNSIKYRKPDQLPVIKLSTYKNTANDTVLECSDNGIGIDLHLHGQKIFGLYKTFHKHKDAHGIGLFLVKNQIESQGGFIEVESTPGNGTTFKITFND
- a CDS encoding response regulator → MIKVNKLCVIDDDEIYTFTVKRLIKQTGAAEETLFFENGQMAIDHFVNYQHQPDMLPEVILLDLNMPVLDGWQFLDQFTQLVPAFDKSITVYIVSSSIDEADYIRAKAIREVSDFIVKPVNADTLRNLVGRLNAA